A genomic stretch from Podospora pseudoanserina strain CBS 124.78 chromosome 3, whole genome shotgun sequence includes:
- a CDS encoding hypothetical protein (CAZy:GH76; EggNog:ENOG503Q0BR; COG:G) — protein MPRRQVSFSIPVEECHITTMLSTVVLALAITSTRAVLNVDLDSADSIRFAAGLVASKLMDYYHGEEPGQTPGILPGPPPAGPYYWWEGGALWGTMVDYWHYTHSQFYNDLTLRALVYQANPPHNDYMPPNWTASLGNDDQGFWGMSAMLAAETTFKNPPPGQPQWLALAQAVFNTQAERWDTRYCNGGLRWQIPLSNNGYNYKNSIANAIFFNLGARLARYTNNRTYAEWAGKTWDWMEGVGYIDKENWNVYDGGHVEGNCTDINRAQFSYTAAIFVQGCGFLYNYTNGEQKWRDRLEGLTNRTLNNFFLSQPKAGTRPAAMEPSCELEERNQCTTDMLSFKGYLHRWMAQTTQMAPFVREVVMPVLRESVRSMAESCLPDGTCGFRWNRGQYDGNTGAGQQMNALGALVSLLVEQPEVKEAVTAKNGGTSAGDPNAGREGEVGEWEGESEVITDADRVGAAVVTILMVGTVMGMMIWVSATTGEEEEYARVMRGEKKKGKDRVIERT, from the exons ATGCCAAGACGACAAGTTTCCTTCAGCATTCCTGTCGAAGAATGTCATATCACCACGATGCTATCGACAGTCGTGTTGGCACtggccatcaccagcacTAGGGCTGTGCTGAACGTGGACCTCGATTCTGCGG ACTCGATACGCTTCGCCGCCGGCCTCGTCGCAAGCAAGCTGATGGACTACTACCATGGCGAAGAACCGGGCCAAACCCCCGGAATCCTCCCCGGGCCCCCTCCCGCAGGACCGTACTACTGGTGGGAA GGCGGCGCCCTCTGGGGAACCATGGTAGACTACTGGCACTACACCCACTCCCAATTCTACAACGACCTCACCCTCCGCGCCCTCGTCTACCAAGCCAACCCCCCCCACAACGACTACATGCCCCCCAACTGGACCGCCTCCCTCGGCAACGACGACCAAGGCTTCTGGGGCATGTCGGCCATGCTAGCCGCTGAAACCACATTcaaaaacccaccccccggTCAACCCCAGTGGTTAGCCCTCGCACAAGCAGTCTTCAACACGCAAGCCGAGCGATGGGACACGAGGTATTGCAACGGGGGTTTGCGGTGGCAGAttcccctctccaacaacggGTACAACTACAAGAACTCGATTGCGAACGCGATTTTTTTCAACCTGGGGGCGAGATTGGCGAGGTACACGAATAACAGGACGTATGCCGAGTGGGCGGGCAAGACCTGGGATTggatggaaggggtggggtaTATTGACAAGGAGAATTGGAATGTGTATGATGGGGGCCATGTGGAGGGGAATTGCACGGATATCAACAGGGCGCAGTTTTCGTACACGGCTGCTATTTTTGTGCAGGGGTGTGGGTTTCTTTATAACTAT ACAAACGGCGAGCAAAAGTGGCGCGATAGGCTCGAGGGACTAACAAACCGAACTTTGAACAACTTTTTCCTTAGTCAACCAAAGGCCGGGACGAGACCGGCGGCTATGGAACCGAGTTgtgagttggaggagaggaaccAGTGTACGACGGATATGTTGTCTTTTAAGGGGTATCTCCATCGGTGGATGGCGCAGACGACGCAGATGGCGCCgtttgtgagggaggttgtCATGCCGGTATTGAGGGAGTCGGTGAGGAGCATGGCGGAGAGTTGTTTGCCGGATGGGACGTGTGGGTTTAGGTGGAATAGGGGCCAGTATGATGGGAACACGGGGGCCGGGCAGCAGATGAATGCGCTGGGAGCCTTGGTCAGTTTGCTGGTTGAACAACCGGAGGTTAAGGAGGCTGTGACGGCCAAGAATGGGGGGACGAGTGCTGGGGATCCGAATGCGGGACGCGAGGGGGAagtgggggagtgggagggggagagcgAGGTTATTACCGATGCGGATAGGGttggggcggcggtggtgacgattttgatggtggggactgtgatggggatgatgatttggGTTAGTGCGACtacgggggaggaggaggagtatgcTAGGGTtatgaggggggagaagaagaagggtaAGGACAGGGTGATTGAGAGGACATAA
- a CDS encoding hypothetical protein (COG:L; EggNog:ENOG503Q063) codes for MIEKFEVQEEGRMRLMYGAYISQIMRVRQLRNDCLVERGETPRAEQSSSSVLLMCPLPQNINLASMMTLISDHIRDKLKELYSHTSRHYHTLNHIEALLALLSTYREKFHDPEAIEAAIWFHDAIYNVHAQGNCNEVQSAQLAGSMLSGLVDATRLKGIQVMIEATATHTVPDELPSSEVVADAAMFLDMDLSVLGAEEEAFDEYEGAVRKEYGHVDEQGWREGRAAVLRGFLDREWIYHSDIFRGLLEEKARANLRRSLERFGGSVP; via the coding sequence ATGATTGAGAAGTTTGAAGTccaagaggaggggaggatgagattgATGTACGGAGCGTATATCAGTCAGATCATGCGGGTGAGACAGCTGCGCAATGATTGCCTTGTTGAGAGAGGGGAAACGCCAAGAGCTGAACAGTCAAGCTCCTCGGTCCTGCTCATgtgccctctccctcaaaacATCAACCTCGCATCCATGATGACACTCATCTCGGATCACATCCGTGacaagctgaaggagctcTATTCTCACACATCACGCCATTATCACACCCTCAACCATATCGAAGCTCTCCTCGCTCTTCTTTCCACTTACCGGGAGAAATTCCACGACCCAGAGGCAATCGAAGCAGCCATCTGGTTTCATGATGCCATCTACAATGTCCACGCGCAGGGAAACTGTAATGAGGTTCAAAGCGCACAGTTGGCAGGCTCTATGCTCTCTGGGCTTGTGGATGCAACACGTTTGAAAGGGATACAAGTCATGATTGAGGCAACGGCGACGCACACTGTGCCTGATGAGTTGCCAAGTTctgaggtggtggcagaTGCGGCCATGTTTTTGGATATGGATTTAAGTGTTCTGGGggctgaggaagaagcaTTTGATGAGTATGAGGGTgcggtgaggaaggagtACGGGCATGTGGATGAGCAagggtggagggaggggagggcggctgtgttgagggggtttttggacAGGGAATGGATCTATCACTCTGATATTTTTAGGGGGcttctggaggagaaggcgagagCGAATTTGAGGAGATCGCTGGAAAGATTTGGTGGGTCGGTGCCCTGA
- a CDS encoding hypothetical protein (COG:G; EggNog:ENOG503NYP7) translates to MESTLTTKTEGGQQYHSQDETCVGDISWTPEEERKVVRKVDLRLIPTVWLMFVISWMDRSNLGNAKIAGLNADLHLSSTDYSLAIITFYSRPGPVGYAFCGPLSNLIITRVRPSIYFAGLMMVWGIATCCMGAVKTFPQLLVLRIIVGIFEGGLTPGVYFVISSWYVPAEQAKRAAFVLSAVLLGGAFGGIIAGAVTGGLEGRYGIRGWRWLFIVEGIITIIWAMIAGFILPDFPATCRHFTPEEKRIATSRLRNCGTNIGDNQSDGPRLGKVQSIKLALSDWRTWGVAGGIGLCGCATVLPYFYPTLVNGLGYKEHVTAQYMTVPIWAVAFVCALSSGFIADRIPNHRAAFIAGWSGFAAIISIVVCVVEEYKARYILLIFQGCGVWTCISLGVAVATTTFQDMRPEVRAISVSLPQAVGNAANIYGAYLFPQEHAPRYLAGFVVITVTLAAGSLLFALVDLGLSRRRKVLA, encoded by the exons ATGGAGAGTACCCTGACAACAAAGACCGAGGGTGGTCAGCAGTATCACAGCCAAGATGAAACTTGTGTGGGGGATATTTCCTGGACGCCAGAGGAGGAGCGGAAGGTGGTGCGAAAAGTTGATTTGCGCTTGATCCCGACAGTCTGGCTCATGTTTGTCATTTCCTGGATGGACCGCAGCAA CCTGGGAAATGCCAAAATCGCAGGGCTTAATGCCGACCTCCACCTGTCTTCCACCGACTACAGCTTGGCAATCATCACGTTCTACT CACGCCCTGGTCCAGTCGGCTATGCCTTCTGCGGTCCTCTGTccaatctcatcatcacccgcGTTAGACCATCCATCTACTTCGCTGGCCTGATGATGGTTTGGGGTATCGCAACTTGCTGCATGGGTGCCGTCAAAACCTTTCCACAGCTCCTTGTTCTCCGCATCATTGTCGGTATCTTCGAGGGCGGCTTGACCCCGGGCGTCTACTTTGTCATCTCAAGTTGGTATGTACCCGCAGAGCAAGCGAAACGTGCCGCCTTTGTGTTGTCTGCTgttctcctcggcggcgcgTTTGGTGGTATCATCGCCGGCGCCGTGACAGGCGGTCTCGAAGGCCGCTACGGGATCcggggttggcgttggctGTTCATCGTGGAGGgaatcatcaccatcatctggGCGATGATTGCAGGCTTCATTCTCCCTGACTTTCCCGCCACCTGCCGACACTTCACccccgaggagaagagaatcGCGACTAGTAGGCTAAGGAACTGCGGCACGAACATCGGCGACAACCAAAGTGATGGGCCACGGCTTGGAAAAGTGCAGTCGATAAAGCTCGCTTTGTCGGACTGGAGGACTTggggtgtggctggtggtATCGGG CTATGCGGATGTGCTACGGTTCTCCCCTACTTCTATCCAACGTTGGTCAATGGCCTTGGCTACAAGGAGCACGTCACAGCACAGTACATGACCGTACCAATCTGGGCGGTGGCATTTGTGTGTGCCCTGTCCAGTGGGTTCATCGCTGACCGAATCCCCAATCACCGTGCTGCGTTCATCGCCGGCTGGTCGGGGTTTGCTGCCATCATTTCCATCGTGGTGTGTGTCGTTGAGGAATACAAAGCGCGGTATATCCTCCTGATCTTCCAAGGATGTGGTGTCTGGACATGCATCTCGCTGGGTGTAGCTgttgcgacgacgacgttCCAGGACATGAGACCGGAAGTGCGAGCGATCTCGGTCAGCTTGCCGCAAGCCGTCGGCAACGCTGCCAACATCTACGGGGCGTATCTTTTCCCTCAGGAACATGCGCCAAGGTATTTGGCGGGCTTCGTCGTCATTACTGTGACTCTGGCGGCAGGGTCCTTATTGTTTGCTCTTGTCGATCTCGGCTTGAGTCGAAGGCGGAAGGTTTTGGCATAG
- a CDS encoding hypothetical protein (EggNog:ENOG503PDQ3) has translation MATSTLNGDIATLSSDYKKAIAEAFLGNSKDLDAYFRLYERRFKNDQRSGATTQPSQQPPCCVLHEDIIKAAAILKQKSHLTLGAIREKLKTEVSPRYSIDQLNFLLEFTMQAMLMIDAVAPDTKPYKVGRHQFTLWSEGESLLDFVTRCFPQVSAERRDLVGQVVADKRSLKAWKLKKRLHITFEATDNLANHLLFDSHKRIIYVFHHAGYLKAHLNLWQQSGADARNVGITRAISERTLSPRLLAETLHSLQSILFHYGDTKSNEILQKLVNEEGFDPSCEEANGYLPFKDGLKDFMYTYWGDRLAIIHAFTLDRPPRGRIGKLVKRHTTDRNLFIIAVMALLVSAAVGIIQTAIAWMAWKDQTNI, from the exons ATGGCGACATCAACATTGAATGGTGATATAGCGACGCTATCGTCCGACTATAAGAAGGCAATCGCGGAAGCCTTTCTTGGAAATTCCAAAGATCTTGATGCCTATTTCCGTCTGTATGAAAGACGATTCAAGAACGATCAAAGGAGCGGTGCAACAACGCAGCCGTCTCAACAGCCGCCATGCTGCGTTCTTCATGAAGACATCATCAAAGCAGCCGCTATACTCAAACAAAAATCGCACCTCACTTTGGGCGCAATCAGGGAGAAACTCAAGACCGAGGTATCGCCACGGTACTCCATTGACCAGCTCAACTTTCTGTTGGAGTTCACGATGCAAGCTATGCTCATGATCGACGCAGTAGCCCCTGATACCAAGCCATACAAGGTTGGAAGACATCAGTTTACTTTGTGGTCAGAAGGCGAGAGCCTTTTGGACTTTGTCACCCGATGTTTCCCTCAGGTCTCTGCGGAAAGGAGAGACTTGGTTGGACAGGTGGTCGCGGATAAAAGATCGCTTAAAGCGTGGAAGCTGAAAAAGCGGCTACACATCACATTCGAAGCCACCGACAATCTGGCAAACCACCTTCTTTTTGACAGTCACAAACGAATCATTTATGTATTCCACCACGCCGGATACCTGAAGGCCCATTTGAATCTGTGGCAACAGTCTGGAGCCGACGCACGGAACGTGGGAATTACGAGAGCAATAAGTGAAAG AACGTTGAGCCCACGACTACTAGCCGAAACGCTCCACTCGTTACAGTCAATTCTCTTTCATTATGGCGATACAAAGTCCAACGAAATACTGCAGAAACTGGTCAACGAAGAAGGCTTCGACCCATCTTGCGAAGAAGCCAATGGCTATCTGCCATTTA AAGATGGTCTGAAGGACTTCATGTACACATATTGGGGTGATCGACTTGCAATCATACATGCCTTCACACTTGATCGACCTCCCCGGGGAAGGATCGGTAAACTGGTGAAGCGACATACGACGGATAGGAACCTGTTCATTATCGCTGTGATGGCATTGCTTGTCTCGGCAGCTGTAGGGATAATTCAGACAGCCATTGCCTGGATGGCATGGAAAGACCAGACAAATATATGA
- a CDS encoding hypothetical protein (EggNog:ENOG503PNHP; COG:S) codes for MALNLLSLVPLLGYAFALPQSQPPVSPNIQNLAMWGTGCPLGAAGLMSGVRNGTPIFSFSEWGLVLPNVDDPESETTASKFCTEEITLNNGPVGFQLRIETVTVGGWAELEEGTKLVVEAETKLGDVIAGRQTTSVTSADLKGNDLEVSLDILPFVYSACVDESGTVPKIVIKTTVSLVGEKRADGTVSKGVVGGAKALGVHFSPVWRPCARPMAKTI; via the exons ATGGCGCTCAACTTGTTGTCGCTTGTCCCCCTCTTGGGGTATGCCTTTGCCCTACCACAATCCCAACCGCCGGTCTCGCCCAACATCCAAAACCTGGCCATGTGGGGCACTGGCTGCCCCCTTGGTGCCGCCGGTCTCATGTCCGGGGTTCGCAATGGAACTCCCATCTTCAGCTTCTCAGAATGGGGTCTTGTGTTGCCTAACGTGGATGACCCTGAGAGCGAGACCACAGCGTCCAAGTTCTGCACCGAGGAGATAACGCTGAACAATGGACCCGTCGGCTTCCAGCTTCGCATCGAGACGGTGACGGTCGGTGGATGGGCCGAGCTAGAGGAGGGGACTAAGCTGGTGGTTGAGGCCGAAACCAAGCTAGGCGATGTTATTGCTGGA AGACAAACAACCAGCGTCACCAGCGCAGACCTCAAGGGCAATGACTTGGAGGTGTCTTTGGATATTCTACCGTTTGTCTACTCTGCCTGCGTTGACGAGAGTGGCACCGTGCCCAAGATTGTTATCAAGACCACCGTCAGTCTTGTCGGGGAGAAGCGCGCTGATGGGACAGTCTCCAAGGGAGTAGTCGGGGGTGCCAAGGCTCTGGGCGTACACTTCAGTCCCGTGTGGCGCCCTTGTGCGAGACCAATGGCCAAGACGATATGA
- a CDS encoding hypothetical protein (EggNog:ENOG503PAKI; COG:S): protein MDAIIELLRARALADHKTRIPIDRLDAEHRRHLVRAINNVLSIELALFTYAQIIDGLPTGDVAWEVRSPLLQGEHPLATEHEELCPGAMEKAREVCPKWDTEMLRFSPQVLNAYREAAPGSKLFANRLIEMVAVAIHEFVVLLYQLNFCVHKGGREVVDAIAKWKETSKPELYSWMTDEEWCPPDPICTVFHSIQYLDHDIYPQGVADVVGYWAEDRILGGVVVFERRAEECDGHNSNYSNPHPPNIYLSPSRAKVTIRVTQLRNEQQQKLVDFLLLKDASKAAESSPLPILVDKKNLKRFKLESSIVKYGIFRDIWERKPLDREALRYLNRRPGSELDDPWAFGLMVITNIGVKRRLEDEEPGIAEAYKKVKLEVESREDSETQDGKGKEKDDAGKGLDSKEEEGGSRDKVTEVVQSDEKNKKRKIATKRAKKRKSEDG, encoded by the exons ATGGATGCCATCATAGAACTCCTCCGCGCCAGAGCTCTCGCAGATCACAAAACGCGTATTCCCATCGACAGGCTAGATGCCGAACACCGCAGGCACTTGGTGCGCGCCATCAACAATGTGCTGTCTATCGAGCTCGCTCTGTTCACATACGCTCAGATCATCGACGGCCTTCCCACCGGAGATGTCGCATGGGAAGTGAGAAGCCCTCTCCTACAAGGGGAGCACCCGCTGGCAACTGAGCACGAAGAACTCTGCCCCGGCGCAATGGAAAAAGCACGCGAGGTCTGCCCGAAGTGGGATACGGAAATGCTTAGGTTCAGCCCCCAGGTGCTCAATGCATATCGAGAAGCGGCTCCCGGCAGCAAGCTGTTCGCAAACCGTCTCATTGAGATGGTAGCCGTTGCAATCCACGAGTTCGTTGTGCTTCTCTACCAGCTTAACTTTTGTGTGCACAAGGGAGGACGAGAAGTGGTCGATGCCATTGCCAAGTGGAAGGAAACCAGCAAGCCCGAATTGTACTCATGGATGACAGACGAGGAATGGTGTCCTCCGGATCCTATCTGCACTGTTTTCCACAGCATACAATACCTCGACCACGACATCTACCCCCAAGGTGTGGCTGACGTTGTGGGCTATTGGGCAGAGGACCGGATTCTCGGCGGCGTCGTTGTCTTTGAGCGTCGGGCAGAGGAATGCGACGGCCACAACTCCAATTACAGCAACCCACACCCACCAAATATCtacctctctccctcccgaGCCAAAGTCACAATAAGGGTTACGCAGCTCCGCaatgagcagcagcagaaactGGTTGACTTTTTGCTGCTCAAAGATGCAAGCAAGGCGGCTGAATCAAGCCCGCTGCCCATTCTTGTGGACAAGAAGAATCTCAAACGGTTCAAGCTGGAGTCATCCATCGTCAAATATGGGATATTTCGAGATATATGGGAGCGAAAGCCACTGGACCGGGAGGCCCTCAGGTATCTCAACAGGCGGCCAGGCTCCGAGCTTGACGATCCTTGGGCCTTTGGCCTTATGGTCATTACCAACATTG GCGTGAAAAGGCGCctggaggatgaagagcCAGGGATCGCCGAGGCTTATAAGAAGGTAAAGTTGGAAGTGGAGTCGAGGGAGGATAGCGAAACACAGgatggaaaagggaaggaaaaggacgACGCCGGGAAGGGGCTGGATAGtaaagaagaggaaggcggctCACGAGACAAGGTCACTGAGGTGGTCCAATCGGAtgagaagaacaaaaagcgCAAGATAGCAACTAAGCGCGCGAAAAAACGGAAAAGCGAAGACGGGTAG
- a CDS encoding hypothetical protein (EggNog:ENOG503NY5D; COG:S) — translation MAVQQAQEPYRGYNDESRAHWVLIPTILFTILCPLLLAIRIHARRATTMLDRGDWISATALFFNIATNIMFFAMVSHGFGKHSDVIPKHDLFSALQIWFFGQITHKIALHLTKVSLLLLYVRIFSHVRAFKLTAMGLIYFILLYMTSSSIVGICQCIPVASAWDLDIRGKCLNLYIIWNMNAIVSLVTDLIILVLPFPLVFRLHIPLSQKLALMPVFGLGVFIVVASALRVQSLLVSHVTDRTYDIIGTLWTIIEYNLAFVCLCLPSVRVLLVRTWPTIFKSSVGRSQTSGATAGHRYARAGGGATTWPVKIELDDRPWSRVGGDAGLDGSDSTDEILGSGEGGEAGVEPAGITRTVEFGVEFAPVSAPARAATRENRARESEA, via the exons ATGGCGGTCCAGCAAGCCCAAGAGCCCTATCGTGGCTACAATGACGAGAGCCGAGCCCATTGGGTGTTAATTCCAACGATTCTTTTTACCATTCTCtgccctcttctcctcgccatccgAATCCACGCCCGCAGAGCGACCACGATGTTGGACCGTGGTGATTGGATCAGTGCCACAGCTTTG TTCTTCAACATAGCTACCAATATCATGTTCTTTGCCATGGTCAGCCACGGTTTCGGCAAGCATTCCGATGTTATCCCCAAACACGATCTCTTTTCAGCCCTTCAGATCTGGTTCTTTGGTCAAATCACCCACAAGATTGCTCTCCATCTCACCAAGGTCTCGCTCCTCTTGCTCTACGTCCGGATCTTTAGTCACGTCCGAGCGTTCAAGTTAACAGCAATGGGCCTGATTTACTTTATCCTCCTTTACATGACCTCTTCGAGCATCGTGGGAATTTGCCAATGCATCCCCGTCGCCTCAGCCTGGGATCTCGACATCCGTGGAAAGTGTCTGAACCTTTACATCATCTGGAACATGAACGCCATCGTCTCTCTGGTCACCGATCTCATCATCTTGGTCCTCCCGTTCCCTCTTGTCTTTAGATTGCACATCCCCCTGAGCCAGAAGCTTGCGTTGATGCCAGTGTTTGGATTGGGTGTGTTTATTGTGGTGGCATCGGCTCTCCGAGTCCAGTCGCTCCTAGTGAGCCATGTGACGGACAGGACATACGACATCATTGGAACGTTGTGGACGATCATCGAGTATAATCTCGCGTTTGTTTGCTTGTGCTTGCCTTCGGTgagggtgctgttggtgagaACCTGGCCAACAATATTCAAAAGCTCTGTTGGAAGAAGCCAGACCAGTGGTGCCACGGCTGGGCACAGATATGCGAGGGCCGGTGGGGGGGCCACAACCTGGCCCGTTAAGATCGAGCTGGACGACCGCCCCTGGTCACGTGTGGGGGGTGATGCTGGGCTGGATGGGTCGGATAGTACCGACGAGATCCTCGGGTCTggcgaggggggtgaggcTGGTGTTGAGCCAGCAGGGATCACCAGGACGGTGGAGTTCGGGGTTGAGTTCGCGCCTGTGAGCGCTCCAGCTCGTGCGGCGACGCGCGAGAACCGGGCCCGCGAGTCCGAGGCCTGA
- the SET5_2 gene encoding SET domain-containing protein 5 (EggNog:ENOG503NX13; COG:B) — protein MWAIHLLSLASGAAAVQQLIPRLSFADVCIGKPSPDIIGPKTVIHLREYICPALTGGEARYSSSDVTLEPPHPPPFAFRPASPEFESTNHCVDQYCVFHNQRFAHGRGMVAITTARNIQRLQALHKKSPPDLIPHVDEYDPTPLPYREAAIPGKGLGLVANEKLSPGTTVMSLYPALVVHRTFFDQIPASAQAPLLSAAVDLLPEPLRKRFQEQMAHFSGDQIHSIIQTNSFQMDLSTKAPEGGHHYGNWPEVSRFNHDCRPNVVFQINPKTLQHVTTVVREVKPDEELTISYLDQMDMTENRKMRAFHAWGFDCSCAVCAGSAKEIKKSDRNLEEIKKIERKLSGFTDKVDRKLLERLVRLYQEERLESKIAGGLTLVALNYNMLGDAKNAVRYAKLAEEAVVREFGEENGDVKAMRELGRDPRGHFTWRGRAGR, from the coding sequence ATGTGGGCCATTCACCTACTATCACTCGCATCAGGCGCAGCAGCTGTCCAGCAACTCATCCCACGATTGTCCTTTGCAGACGTGTGCATCGGCAAACCTTCCCCAGACATCATTGGCCCGAAGACGGTCATCCATCTACGCGAGTACATCTGTCCCGCTTTGACAGGCGGTGAGGCCAGGTATTCCAGCTCAGATGTGACCTTGGAACCACCGCATCCGCCACCCTTTGCCTTTCGACCAGCGTCGCCTGAATTTGAGTCGACCAACCACTGCGTCGACCAGTATTGCGTCTTCCACAACCAAAGGTTCGCTCACGGACGTGGCATGGtagccatcaccactgccCGCAACATCCAACGCCTCCAGGCTCTTCACAAAAAGTCGCCCCCTGATCTTATTCCACATGTGGATGAATACGATCCCACCCCCCTACCATACCGCGAGGCGGCCATTCCAGGGAAGGGATTAGGCTTGGTGGCAAACGAGAAGCTTTCCCCAGGAACCACCGTCATGTCCCTCTACCCTGCCCTCGTTGTCCACCGGACCTTCTTCGACCAAATCCCTGCTTCGGCCCAAGCCCCGTTGCTCTCCGCGGCCgttgacctcctccccgaacCCCTTCGGAAACGCTTCCAAGAACAAATGGCGCACTTTTCGGGGGATCAAATCCACTCCATCATCCAGACCAACTCGTTCCAAATGGACCTCAGCACCAAAGCCCCCGAGGGCGGCCACCACTACGGCAACTGGCCTGAGGTCAGCAGGTTCAACCACGACTGCCGCCCCAATGTCGTTTTTCAAATCAACCCGAAGACCCTGCAGCACGTCACCACCGTTGTCCGAGAGGTGAAGCCGGACGAAGAACTGACAATCTCTTATCTCGATCAAATGGACATGACGGAAAACCGGAAGATGAGGGCGTTTCATGCTTGGGGGTTTGACTGCTCTTGTGCTGTTTGTGCGGGGAGCGCGAAGGAGATTAAAAAGTCGGATAGGAATTTGGAGGAGATCAAAAAGATTGAAAGGAAACTAAGCGGGTTTACGGATAAGGTGGATAggaagttgttggagaggttggtgaggttgtatcaggaggagaggttggagagtaAGATTGCGGGAGGGTTGACGTTGGTGGCGTTGAATTATAATATGTTGGGGGATGCGAAGAATGCGGTCAGGTATGCCaagttggcggaggaggcggtggtgagggagtttggggaggagaatggGGATGTGAAGGCtatgagggagttggggagggatCCGAGGGGGCATTTTacttggagggggagggctgggaggtga